Proteins from a single region of Sphaerochaeta globosa str. Buddy:
- a CDS encoding carotenoid biosynthesis protein, whose translation MQNSSKPERLIFLLLVPFYCIGILLHSIEATLPLMLLFTPYTIAATSILGFAFEIKARNRNLLIWAVVTLLVTLCLEIVGVATSLVFGAYTYGQTLGLKLLGVPLLIGINWTIIIMGIAQVAVRVLEKPLLAAFATAIFTVVFDYVMEPVAIAFDYWTWAEGDIPLQNYIAWFCIAFVFALLFAQHKLTTTNKVPTLIVGIQFVFFTGLRVFAL comes from the coding sequence ATGCAGAATAGTAGCAAACCAGAAAGGTTGATCTTCCTCCTGCTAGTTCCGTTCTACTGTATCGGAATTCTTCTGCACAGCATTGAGGCAACCTTGCCTTTGATGCTCCTCTTCACTCCCTACACCATTGCAGCAACCTCGATTCTTGGGTTTGCCTTTGAGATCAAGGCTCGCAACCGGAACTTGCTTATCTGGGCGGTCGTTACCTTGTTGGTCACCCTATGTTTGGAAATCGTGGGAGTGGCTACTTCCTTGGTTTTCGGGGCCTATACGTATGGTCAAACACTGGGACTGAAGCTGTTGGGTGTGCCGCTCTTGATTGGCATCAACTGGACCATTATCATTATGGGCATTGCTCAGGTTGCCGTTAGGGTGCTTGAAAAGCCCTTGCTCGCAGCCTTTGCTACAGCAATTTTTACTGTGGTATTTGACTATGTGATGGAGCCTGTAGCCATCGCTTTCGACTACTGGACGTGGGCTGAAGGAGATATACCCTTGCAGAATTATATCGCTTGGTTCTGTATTGCTTTTGTCTTTGCCTTATTGTTTGCACAGCATAAGCTTACCACAACGAACAAGGTTCC
- a CDS encoding phytoene/squalene synthase family protein yields MVAEKHEHIFRNGSKTYYFSSRFFPPVVRRDVYALYGFVRVADNLVDDQPVDPDAFHAFRKTYTEALTSGKASGDVIIDAFLELQNRKHFDPAWTEAFLDSMEHDLSARTCESLDEVLTYIYGSAEVIGLYMARIMDLSEEAFGYAVMLGRAMQYINFIRDIKEDLEIGRRYLPLGGSGLTSLDSEYVQQHPEQFKTFIRDEIKRYQHWQKEAQKGYRFIPRRYRIPIMTAADMYCWTAHQIAKDPFIVFEKKVKPPKARILRKGIAHSIGVALPCRIVANQKG; encoded by the coding sequence ATGGTCGCTGAGAAACATGAACACATTTTCAGAAACGGGAGCAAGACGTATTACTTCAGTTCCCGTTTCTTTCCTCCTGTAGTTCGCAGGGATGTCTATGCTTTGTATGGGTTTGTCAGGGTGGCTGACAACCTGGTGGACGACCAACCGGTCGACCCTGATGCTTTTCATGCTTTTCGGAAAACCTATACCGAGGCATTAACATCAGGGAAGGCAAGCGGCGATGTAATCATCGATGCTTTTTTGGAGCTGCAAAACCGCAAACATTTCGATCCTGCCTGGACCGAAGCGTTCCTGGACTCCATGGAACACGATCTGTCTGCTCGTACGTGTGAAAGCCTCGATGAAGTATTGACCTACATCTATGGCTCGGCCGAAGTCATCGGCCTGTATATGGCAAGGATCATGGATCTCAGTGAAGAGGCTTTCGGTTATGCGGTGATGCTTGGTCGGGCGATGCAGTACATCAACTTCATCCGCGATATAAAGGAAGACCTGGAGATTGGAAGGCGCTATCTCCCTCTTGGAGGAAGCGGCCTCACCTCCTTGGACTCAGAGTACGTTCAGCAGCATCCTGAGCAATTCAAAACATTCATCAGAGATGAGATCAAGCGCTACCAACATTGGCAGAAAGAAGCGCAGAAGGGCTATCGCTTCATCCCAAGGCGTTATCGCATACCCATTATGACCGCAGCGGACATGTACTGCTGGACTGCACATCAGATAGCCAAGGATCCTTTCATCGTGTTTGAGAAGAAGGTAAAGCCGCCGAAGGCGAGAATCCTGAGAAAGGGAATAGCCCACAGCATAGGAGTCGCCCTACCATGCAGAATAGTAGCAAACCAGAAAGGTTGA
- a CDS encoding phytoene desaturase family protein, which produces MGKQALVIGGGFGGLSAAALLARDGYTVTVVEKNAELGGRARYWHKDGFTFDMGPSWYLMPEVFERYFSLFGKKRESYYKLKPLDPYYKVFFGEEGTVALTPDFEKDIAIFESFEKGGGQALKAYMEQSTYKYDVAMEDFLYRDYKHIGQFFNRRLMTEGLKLGVLGKLDTFVSHYVQDRRAKQILEYAMVFLGTNPAQAPAIYSIMSHVDLKPGVFFPEKGMAGAAEGFANLCRELGVSLLTDTEVKNIVTKDGKAVGVQTTKGYFTADVIVSSADYHHTETALVKKEERTYSDSYWEKRVVAPSMFIAYLGIGRELKGLEHHNLYFAKDWNEHFDDIFKNPAWPQEDPCFYLSCITKTDQSSAPQGCENVFLLVPVAPGLADTDEQREAYFSLMVEHVKRVTGEDLSQDVLVKRLYTHRDFIQDYHAYKGTALGLSHTLLQTAVFRPRHQAKRLSNLYYTGQYTHPGVGVPMVLIASELIAKEIQETYGR; this is translated from the coding sequence ATGGGAAAACAAGCTTTAGTCATCGGTGGAGGCTTTGGAGGCCTCAGCGCAGCTGCATTGCTTGCACGAGATGGATATACGGTAACCGTGGTTGAAAAGAACGCAGAGCTCGGCGGACGTGCCCGGTACTGGCATAAGGATGGCTTTACCTTCGATATGGGGCCGTCCTGGTACCTCATGCCCGAAGTATTCGAACGCTACTTCTCCCTCTTTGGAAAGAAACGGGAGTCGTACTACAAACTCAAGCCGTTGGACCCCTACTATAAGGTGTTCTTTGGGGAAGAGGGAACGGTAGCGCTTACCCCGGATTTTGAAAAGGACATTGCCATTTTCGAATCCTTTGAAAAGGGTGGCGGTCAGGCCCTGAAAGCCTACATGGAGCAATCGACATACAAATATGATGTTGCCATGGAGGATTTCCTCTATCGTGACTACAAGCATATCGGACAGTTTTTCAACCGACGCCTGATGACTGAAGGCCTCAAGCTCGGAGTGTTGGGAAAACTCGACACGTTTGTCTCGCACTATGTGCAGGACCGCAGGGCCAAGCAGATTCTTGAGTATGCCATGGTATTCTTAGGTACCAATCCCGCCCAGGCACCTGCCATTTACTCGATCATGAGTCATGTAGACCTTAAGCCGGGTGTATTCTTCCCTGAGAAAGGCATGGCAGGGGCGGCCGAGGGTTTTGCCAACCTTTGTAGGGAACTGGGTGTTTCTTTGCTCACCGATACAGAGGTGAAGAACATAGTGACCAAGGACGGCAAGGCCGTCGGCGTACAGACAACCAAAGGGTATTTTACAGCCGATGTGATCGTCAGTTCCGCCGACTATCACCATACCGAAACAGCTTTGGTCAAGAAGGAGGAACGGACGTATTCCGACTCCTATTGGGAAAAGAGGGTTGTCGCTCCTTCCATGTTCATTGCGTACCTGGGCATCGGTCGTGAGCTGAAGGGTCTTGAGCATCACAACCTCTACTTCGCCAAGGATTGGAACGAACATTTCGATGATATTTTCAAGAACCCCGCATGGCCGCAGGAAGATCCCTGCTTTTACCTCAGCTGCATCACCAAAACCGATCAAAGTTCTGCACCCCAAGGGTGTGAGAACGTCTTCCTGCTCGTTCCGGTAGCCCCCGGACTTGCCGATACCGACGAACAAAGGGAAGCATATTTCTCCTTGATGGTCGAACATGTGAAGCGCGTCACCGGCGAGGATCTGAGTCAGGATGTCTTGGTCAAACGGCTGTATACGCATCGGGATTTCATCCAGGATTACCATGCCTACAAAGGCACGGCGTTGGGGCTGAGCCACACGCTTTTGCAAACAGCAGTGTTCCGTCCCAGACACCAAGCCAAGCGATTATCGAATCTGTACTACACAGGCCAATATACCCATCCGGGCGTAGGAGTACCGATGGTGCTCATTGCAAGTGAATTGATTGCTAAGGAAATCCAAGAAACCTATGGTCGCTGA
- a CDS encoding YhcH/YjgK/YiaL family protein produces MIIDKLSDLRRYVPALPDLEKVCSIVESGVLKNQSFGSYKTENPKVRYNLFTYHTEKIESDVYEIHRKEVDVQILLSGFERMDIASKDGLQTVREYDSDKDALFSKGKKAVSYHADTSTFALFFPGEPHAPNLVDGAATEVVKVVFKILVS; encoded by the coding sequence ATGATCATTGACAAACTCAGCGACTTGCGTCGCTATGTGCCGGCTCTTCCAGACTTGGAGAAAGTCTGCTCAATAGTGGAAAGCGGAGTACTGAAAAACCAGAGCTTTGGAAGCTATAAGACTGAAAATCCGAAGGTTCGCTACAACCTCTTCACCTACCATACAGAAAAGATAGAAAGTGATGTCTATGAAATCCATCGCAAGGAAGTAGATGTACAGATTCTCCTTTCAGGTTTTGAGCGGATGGATATCGCTTCCAAGGATGGACTACAAACTGTCCGAGAGTACGACAGTGACAAGGATGCCTTGTTTTCCAAGGGTAAGAAGGCTGTCAGCTACCATGCTGATACCTCAACGTTTGCCCTGTTTTTCCCCGGTGAGCCCCATGCCCCCAATTTGGTGGATGGTGCTGCAACTGAAGTAGTGAAGGTGGTATTCAAGATTCTGGTATCCTGA
- a CDS encoding MATE family efflux transporter produces the protein MRTNLATDALPSLLAKLAIPSLVALFASSLYSITDSIFLGKAVGELALAGLGYASPIQLFLVAFAQMFGAGSASVISRALGKQDEKRAGAAFSTALTALVLTVCSLALLFFLLPSLLLKGDNPAIQGQALAYLKILLPFTPLFCASTFLSAILRSEGKADKALLLLLLGNGLNIALDALFILKFGWGIKGAALATALGHTGACAYALSLILNKKLLLKPNKPDFQLLKQIVPLGLPSLVRQLGTTLVIATVNTLLIQTAGQAALASYTIINQLTMLAYLPLSALVMGFSPIAGFAYGASNKKRLRALIKLSLLLQIGIGLLLLAVFQLFSESLVGLFSSDKALVASTLPWVRIVLATIPFIGIQSLGAAYFQSIGKSIQSLLLWTGRQFLFLLPLVLAFSHLFGSKGLWFSFPLSDMLAVGLTIGLLIQEKKREFSLSDAR, from the coding sequence ATGCGTACAAACCTTGCGACCGATGCACTGCCTTCCTTGCTTGCAAAACTGGCCATCCCTTCGCTGGTTGCCTTGTTTGCAAGCTCGCTGTACAGCATTACCGATAGCATCTTCTTGGGAAAAGCGGTAGGAGAGCTCGCCCTGGCAGGCCTGGGGTATGCCTCTCCCATCCAATTGTTTCTTGTTGCCTTCGCCCAGATGTTCGGGGCAGGCAGCGCGTCTGTGATCAGCCGGGCTTTGGGGAAACAGGACGAAAAACGAGCAGGAGCGGCTTTCAGCACTGCTCTTACGGCCCTGGTTTTGACCGTATGCAGCCTTGCACTCCTCTTTTTCCTACTTCCCTCATTGCTTTTGAAAGGTGATAATCCCGCCATCCAGGGACAAGCCCTTGCCTATCTGAAAATACTGCTTCCTTTCACCCCGCTTTTTTGTGCTTCCACGTTCCTGTCCGCCATCCTGCGTTCAGAAGGAAAGGCTGATAAAGCGCTGCTTCTTTTATTGCTGGGAAATGGCTTGAATATCGCCCTCGATGCCCTTTTCATCCTGAAGTTCGGCTGGGGTATCAAGGGCGCGGCCCTTGCTACGGCCCTCGGTCACACCGGGGCGTGCGCGTATGCCCTATCGCTCATACTGAACAAGAAGTTGCTGCTTAAGCCAAACAAGCCCGATTTCCAGTTGCTTAAGCAGATTGTTCCCCTGGGACTTCCCTCACTGGTCAGGCAGTTGGGCACTACCTTGGTCATTGCCACAGTCAATACTCTTTTGATACAAACAGCAGGACAAGCTGCCCTAGCTTCCTATACCATCATCAACCAACTGACCATGCTCGCCTACCTGCCGCTTTCCGCCTTGGTGATGGGCTTCTCACCGATCGCAGGCTTTGCCTACGGGGCTAGCAACAAGAAGCGCTTAAGAGCCCTGATCAAACTCTCGCTTCTTTTGCAGATAGGTATTGGTTTGTTGCTGCTTGCGGTATTCCAGCTCTTTTCTGAGTCATTGGTGGGGCTCTTCAGCAGTGACAAAGCACTTGTTGCTTCAACACTGCCATGGGTTCGCATTGTCCTTGCAACCATTCCCTTCATCGGCATCCAAAGCTTGGGAGCGGCCTACTTTCAGAGTATCGGCAAGAGCATACAATCACTGCTGCTGTGGACGGGCAGGCAGTTTCTCTTCCTGTTGCCACTTGTATTGGCCTTCTCCCATCTCTTTGGCTCAAAGGGCTTGTGGTTCTCCTTCCCCCTCTCGGACATGCTGGCGGTAGGCTTGACCATTGGCTTGCTCATCCAAGAGAAGAAACGTGAATTTTCCCTCTCTGATGCTCGGTGA
- the budA gene encoding acetolactate decarboxylase: protein MNFPSLMLGEFKKNSFTFLHHDYQGCTLLAKGRLYMKYWRVRSRRFLLVCMLVVVLVLSGCSTLNRQSGHLFQVSLLNALLLGEYDGFLPVEDLKRYGDIGIGTFDTLDGEMILLDGTVYQAKADGTVLPVGDSIMIPFAMATHFSPTLGAKSLSSISGIEALKTSLDRMISSTTNDFNRFYVVKLEGSFSHVRIRSVPAQEKPYQRLATIAASQKEYVLQQVDGSIVAFRCPDYVQGINMPGWHLHFLSSDTLKGGHLLEVDVQEAELEMGDMKEYTLVLPDSESFAAMDIAHDLSKETQAVEGIRK from the coding sequence GTGAATTTTCCCTCTCTGATGCTCGGTGAGTTCAAGAAGAATTCTTTCACCTTCTTGCACCATGACTATCAGGGTTGTACGCTACTAGCAAAAGGCAGGTTGTACATGAAGTATTGGCGCGTTCGTTCACGTAGGTTTCTTTTGGTCTGCATGCTCGTGGTGGTGTTGGTTCTTTCAGGATGCAGCACGCTTAATCGTCAAAGCGGTCATTTGTTCCAGGTTTCATTACTTAATGCCTTGCTGCTTGGCGAGTACGATGGCTTTTTGCCTGTTGAGGACTTGAAGAGGTATGGAGACATCGGCATCGGCACCTTCGATACCCTCGACGGGGAGATGATCCTGCTCGATGGGACGGTCTATCAAGCCAAGGCAGACGGTACTGTACTGCCTGTGGGGGACTCAATAATGATTCCCTTTGCCATGGCCACCCATTTCTCGCCTACACTCGGGGCGAAATCACTGTCCTCTATTTCTGGAATCGAAGCCTTGAAAACAAGCTTGGACCGGATGATCAGCAGTACAACCAATGACTTCAACCGCTTCTATGTCGTGAAACTGGAAGGTTCGTTCAGCCATGTACGGATACGCAGCGTTCCTGCCCAGGAAAAGCCCTACCAGAGGCTTGCAACGATTGCCGCTTCCCAGAAGGAATACGTCTTACAGCAAGTCGACGGCAGTATCGTTGCGTTCCGCTGTCCGGATTATGTACAGGGGATCAACATGCCGGGTTGGCATCTCCATTTCCTCTCTTCCGATACCCTCAAGGGCGGCCATCTTTTGGAAGTCGATGTTCAAGAAGCTGAGTTGGAAATGGGGGATATGAAGGAGTACACGCTTGTGCTTCCTGATAGTGAAAGTTTTGCAGCCATGGATATAGCTCATGACCTGAGCAAGGAGACCCAAGCCGTTGAAGGAATACGCAAGTAG
- a CDS encoding VOC family protein produces the protein MSECRVLSTNHVGLVVEDLDRFLVIMTELFDYTVLDRGPRDIGVQSQVTGHSDATVEIAYISGGGFTLEILCYAQTSGTARYQPKVVDIGHWHLSINIEDIEKIRRAAATFGLKELGSLITVSSGPNKGNKILYLSTVEGIVIELTERHA, from the coding sequence ATGAGTGAATGCCGTGTTCTAAGCACCAATCATGTAGGTTTGGTGGTGGAGGATCTGGATAGGTTCCTTGTCATCATGACTGAGTTATTCGACTATACCGTACTTGATCGCGGCCCTAGGGATATCGGCGTGCAATCCCAGGTGACGGGCCATTCCGATGCGACTGTTGAAATTGCATATATCAGTGGGGGCGGGTTTACCTTGGAAATCTTGTGCTATGCGCAGACTTCAGGTACTGCTCGCTATCAACCAAAGGTTGTGGATATCGGTCATTGGCATCTTTCGATCAATATCGAGGATATCGAGAAGATCCGCCGCGCTGCAGCTACCTTTGGCTTGAAAGAGCTAGGCAGCCTGATTACTGTCTCATCCGGTCCCAACAAGGGGAACAAGATTCTGTATCTCTCAACTGTGGAAGGAATCGTCATTGAACTAACCGAGCGTCATGCATGA